The Streptomyces sp. NBC_00459 DNA segment GTCCGTGCGGCGCCGGTTCAGCGCCACGGCCGGTCTCCTGACGATGGCGGCCTTCGCGGTGACGCCCGTCGCCGTGCTGATGTTCCGCTTCAACAACCCGGACGCGCTCCTCGCGCTCCTCATGGCAACCGCGGTCTACTGCACCCAGCGCGCCATGGAGAAGGCCGAGACGAAGTGGCTGGTCTGGGCCGGTACGGCGATCGGTTTCGCCTTCCTGGTCAAGACGCTCCAGGCTTTCCTGATCCTGCCGGTGCTGGCACTGGTGTACGTGATCTTCGCCCCGACCAGCGTCCGCAAGCGCATCGGGCAGGTACTGGCCGCCGGGCTCGCGATGGTCGTCGCGGGTGGCTGGTGGGTCGCGATCGTCGAGCTGTGGCCGGCGTCCTCGCGCCCCTACATCGGTGGCTCGCAGAACAACTCCTTCCTCGAACTGACCTTTGGTTACAACGGACTTGGCCGTATCAACGGCGAGGAGACCGGCAGCGTCGGCGGTGGTGGCGGCGGAGGCGGCACCGGAATGTGGGGCGAGACCGGCTGGGACCGGATGTTCACCTCCGGCAGCGGCGGTCAGATCTCCTGGCTGATCCCGGCCGCGCTGATCCTGCTCGTCGGGGCTGTCTGGGCCGGCCGCAAGGCCAAGCGCACGGACGCCGTCCGCGCCGGCCTCCTCCTCTGGGGCGGCTCGCTGCTGATCACCATGGTGATCTTCAGCTACATGCAGGGCATCTTCCACGACTACTACACCGTCGCCCTCGCCCCCTACATCGCGCCGCTGGTCGGCATGGGCGCGGCCCAGCTCTGGCAGGAGCGGGACAAGATGTGGGCGTCACTGACGCTCGCGGCTGCCACGACGGCCACCGCGGTCTGGGGGTACGTCCTCCTCAACCGTTCCTCCGACTATCTGCCCTGGCTGAAGTGGCTGGTGCTGGTGGGCGGTCTCGTCGCCGCGCTGGGCCTGATCTTCGTCAACCGGCTCGGACGCCAACTGGCCCTCGCGGTCGTCGGGTTGAGCTTCGTCACGGCGCTGGCCGGTCCGGCCGCGTACTCCCTCACCACTCTCAACGAGGGTCACACCGGCTCGATCGTCACGGCGGGTCCGTCCGTCCAGGGCGGTCGCGGTGGGTTCGGCGGTGGCGGTGGCGGCGGTATGGGCGGCGGTCCTGGCGGCGGCGGTATGGGCGGCCAGCAGGGTCAGCAGAACGGCAACGGCAACACCCAGGGCGGCGGCATGGGCCAGCCCCCGACGGGTGGCGCCGGCGGCGGCTTCCCCGGCGGCGGCAACACCCAGGGCAACCAGCAGCAGGGCAACGGGAACACCCAGCAGGGTGGCCCCGGCGGCCAGACCGGTCGGACCGGTGAGGGCGGCGGTATGGGCGGCGGCGGTGGCGTGGGCGGTCTGCTCAACGGCGCCAGCGTCACCAGCGAGGCCAAGGCCCTGCTGGAGAAGAACGCCGACGACTACACCTGGGCCGCGGCGGCCATCGGTGCCCAGAACGCGGCGAGCTACCAGCTCTCCACCGGCGACCCGGTGATGGCGATCGGTGGCTTCAACGGCACCGACCCGTCCCCGACGCTGGCCGAGTTCAAGAAGTACGTGACGGACGGCAAGATCCACTACTTCATCTCCAGCGGCTCCGGCGGCGGTATGGGCGGCGGCAGCAGCACGACGAGCACGTCGTCCCAGATCAGCTCGTGGGTCGAGAGCAACTTCAAGAAGGTGACGGTCGGTTCGGCCACCTTCTACGACCTGACCCAGCCGACGAGCAGCAGCTGATCGGTATCGGCTGAGGGTTCTTCTCCCCGGCCTTCCCTGGTGGTGGCCCGGAGCGATCTCGCTCCGGGCCACCATTTCTATATTTGTTGTACGCCGTACAGGAGCTGTTCTACGGTGTACAGCATGTCTATCTCCCCCCATGCCGACCCCAAGGAGCAGTCCCAGGGTCACCCCCAACGCTGGCTGATCCTCGGAGTCATCTGTCTCGCGCAGCTCACCGTGCTGCTCGACAACACCGTCCTGAACGTCGCGATCCCCTCCCTCACCCGGGAGTTGGGCGCCGGTACCTCCGACATCCAGTGGATGATCAACGCGTATTCGCTGGTCCAGTCGGGCCTGTTGCTCACCGCCGGCAGCGCGGCCGACCGCTACGGCCGCAAGAAGATGCTGATCGCCGGCCTTGTCCTGTTCGGCGTCGGCTCGCTGATCGCCGGACTCGCCGACAGCACCGGCCAGTTGATCGCGGCCCGCGCCGGGATGGGCGTCGGCGGTGCGCTGCTGATGACCACCACCCTCGCCGTGGCGATGCAGATCTTCACGCCCGAGGAGCAGCCGAAGGCCATCGGCATCTGGGCCGCGGTGAACTCGCTGGGGTTCGCGACCGGCCCGCTCCTCGGCGGCTTCATGCTGAACCACTTCTGGTGGGGCGCGATCTTCCTCATCAACATCCCGGTCGCGGCACTGGGGCTGGTGGCCGTCGTGGCCCTCGTACCCGAGTCCAGGAACCCGACCGGCGATCGCCCGGACCTCCTGGGCGCCCTGCTCTCCACGATCGGCATGTCCTCGCTCGTGTTCGCGATCATCTCCGGGCCCGAGCACGGCTGGACGTCCGGCCGGGTGCTGGTGCCGGCGACCGTCGCAGTCGTGGTGCTGGGCGCCTTCGCGTACTGGGAGAACCGGATCCCGTACCCCATGCTCGACATGCACTTCTTCAGGAACCGCCGGTTCACGGGGGCGGTCTCGGGTGCGGTGCTGATCACCTTCGGGATGGGCGGGTCGCTCTTCCTGCTCACCCAGCACATGCAGTTCGTGCTGGGCTACGGCCCCCTGGAGGCCGGGCTGCGCACGGCACCGCTCGCGCTCGCCATCGTGGCGCTCAACTTCACCGGCGTGTCGGCGAAATGGGCGGCCAGGCTCGGCACCCCCCTCGCCATCGGGCTGGGCATGACGCTGATGGCGTGCGGCCTGGTCTCCATCGCGACGGTCGCCTCCGGCGGTTACGCGGGTACGTTGCTGGGCCTGCTGCTCATCGGTACGGGGGCCGCGGTGGCCAGCCCGGCGATGGCCCACGCGATCATGAGCTCGATTCCGCCGGAGAGGGCGGGTGTCGGGGCGGGGATCAACGGCACGGTGGCGGAGTTCGGGCAGGGGCTGGGAGTCGCGGTGCTCGGCGCGGTGCTGAACTCGCGGTTCGCGGCGCTTGTCTCTGTGGCGGCGGGGTCCCTGCCGGGGGCGTTGGCGGAGGCGGGGTCGGCTGCGGAGAGGGCGCGTATTACGGATGCGTTTGCCTCCGGCTTGGAGGCCAGTCAGTTGGTGGGGGCGGGGGCTGTGTTGCTGGGCGGTGTTGTAGCGGCGGTGTTGTTGCGGCGGGCTGAGCGGGCAGAGTCAGAGGTGGATGTGCGCGCGGTCGCCTAGGAGCTCGGGGGTTCTGTTCGGTTGCGGCTGCTGGTGGTTTGTGGTTGATCGCGCAGTTCCCCGCGCCCCTGAAGGGGCGCCTAGCATGGCCCGTGTTGGAAAGCTCAGGAAAGGTACGGCCATGGTGAGGGCAGCCGAGAAGCCCGTGCGGACCAGCGTGTGGCTGGACGGTAAGGCCGTGCGCCGGAGTAGTACGGGTCGAGCCGCGCAGCCATCAGGCCTCGACCGGGACCGGATCACCGAGGTGACCGTTCGGCTGCTGGACGCGGAAGGTCTGGGCAAGTTCTCCATGCGGCGTCTTGCCGCCGAGCTGAACGTCACGGCGATGTCGGTGTACTGGTACGTCGACACCAAGGACGACCTGCTCGAACTCGCCCTCGACGCGGCCTCCGCCGAGCTGCGCCTGCCCGATCCGGAACGGGGCCCGGAGGCCGGCGGCGAGGACTGGCGGGACCAGCTGCGCATGCTGGCCGGCGAGTACCGCGCCCTGCTGGTCCGCCACCCCTGGGTGTCCCCGCTCGCCGGGACCTACCTGAACATCGGCCCGCACTCGCAGGCCTTCTCACGTGCCGTCCAGCGCGTGCTGCGCCGTACCGGCCTGCCCGCGCGGGGCCTCACGGGTGCCATCGCCGCCGTCTTCCAGTTCGTGTACGGATTCGGCACGGTCGAGGGCCACTTCATCGCCCGCTGCGCAGAAGCCGGCATGACCCAGGACGCCTACTTCCGGCACGCCATGAGCGCCGTCGGGTCCGCCCCGGAGACCGCCGGGTTCATGCAGGAGTCGGCGGACATGATGGCGGCGCGGGGCGGCGGCACGGTGCAGGAGATGCGCGACCGGGACTTCGACTTCGCGCTGGAACTGCTGGTGGCGGGGATCGAGGCGATGGTGACCCGGGTGGGCGGGACCAGCCCGTCCGGAGGTCCCGGGGCCGAGCCCCCGGGAACGACCCCTACTCCTGCGGAGCGAGCCTCGCCGGGAACCCGCCCGTAGCCACCGGCCCCCACTTCTCCGGCGTCACCCGGATGATCGACTTGCCCTGCTTGACCATGGCCTCGCGGTACTCGTCCCAGTCCGGGTGCTCACCGGAGATGTTCCGGAAGTACTCCACGAGCGGCTCGACCGAGTCCGGGGAGTCGATGACCTCCGCCGTTCCGTCGATCTGGACCCACGGCCCGTTCCAGTCGTCGCTCAGCACAAGCAGGCTGACGCGCTCGTCCCGCTTGGCGTTGCGCGTCTTCGCGCGCTCGGGGTACGTCGACACGACGACCCGCCCCGAGTCGTCGACCCCGCAGGTCAGCGGCGAGGCCTGCGGGGAGCCGTCCGCGCGCCGGGTGAGGAGGATCGCCCGGTGGCGGGGCCGTACGAAGTCGAGCAGCTCGTCCAGGGACACGGCGGTGTTCGTAGCGATGTTCGGTGCCATGGTGCCAGCCTAGGCGCAGGAGGGCTGTAGGACCTGTCCCCGCCGGGCCTGTGTCACAGCGCTGAGGCAATGAGTGGTGTGCATCGTGAAGTCGCAGGTCACGGGTCTGGAGCCACCACCACGACCACCGACAGCGCGGCCGAAGGCGCCTGTTCGCAAGTCCTCGAAGTTTTTTCGGATCGGTGACAACCTGCCGGGTCGCCCAGTCCGTATGTACGGCATGAAGCACTTCTCACCGCGCTCCGCTGCGGTGCCGGGCGGAGGGGGCCTGTGATCCGGACGCCGGACGAACAGGACGTCTCCGACACCGGTGGCGCGGTCGAAGTCGGGCTCGACTTCGACGAGTTCGCGCGCAGCCGCCAGGCGCAACTGCGCCGTACGGCGTACCTGCTGTGCGGTGACTGGCACTTGGCCGAGGACCTGACGCAGACGGCGCTCGCGAAGCTGTACGCGGCATGGCGCCGGGTGCGGCTGGACAGTCCCGATGGCTACGCCCGCAAGGTGCTGTTCCGGACCTTCGTGGACGAGACCCGGCGGCGGCGCTGGTGGGAGCGGCCGAGAGCGTACGAGTTCGACGTCGCGGCCCCGGCGCAGGACCCGGAGCTTCGGCTGACGCTCCTGGCCGCGCTGCGGCAGGTGCCCGCGCGCAGCCGGGCGGTGCTGGTGCTGCGGTTCTGGGAGGACCAGAGCGTGGAGGCGACCGCGACGGCACTGGGATGCAGTGTCGGCACGGTGAAGAGCCAGACCTCCCGGGGGCTGGCCGCACTGCGCCGGATCCTGGGCGACACGCCACTGGCGCCGTCACCGCCCGGAAGCGGTGGCGGTAGTGGTGGCGGTGCGGGGATGAGCCCGGGCAACGGATATCTGAGGGCGGGGTGGTGAGCATGGCTGGGGAGTCCGGCGCCGGCGGGCGCGGGAACAGGAACGGGAACGGAAGCGGGGACGCGTACGAGTTCGCCCTCGTCGACGCGTTGGGCAGGCTGAGTCCTGACGCGGAGCCGCCGATGCCGGATCTGGTGCCGGGCGCGACCGTGCGCGGCAGGCGGATCCGCCGTCGGCGCAGGATCGGGGTGGCGCTGAGCGCCGTGGCGGCGGTCGCGGCCGTGTTCGTCGGGGGGTCCGCCGTGATCTCGTCGCCGGTGGAACGTACGCCCGCGCCGCCGGCCGCGGAGCCGACGGTCTGGTACCCCTCGCTGGGGCTGCTGCGATCGGTCGTCACGGCGGAGGCCGGCACGGTCGAACCGGCGGATCCGAAGCGTCCGGACGGGGATCAGCGTTACTTCCGCTGGGTCGACACCTCCGGTCGTCCGAGCTATCTGTACGTGTCGGTCGAGCGGTCCACGACCGGTCAGTCCCTGCTCCCGTCGGGCGATGTGGGGTGCCGGGACGGTGTCGGCCGCACACTCACGACCCCATGGGGCGGCCGGCTGACGAAGTGCCACGTCGTCCCCAGAAAAGAGGGAGACAACCTGCTGGAGTACTACGTGAGCCAGCGGGAACTGCCCGAACCGAAGAGTGACGCGAGCGACGACTACGCGATGGGCGTCGCCTACGTGACCTCGGGCGGCTGGACCGTGCAGGCGATCGCGAGCGAGGCCGGCGAGAACCGCAGGAGCGGCCAGGAGTACACGGATTCGGTCCGCCAGACGCTGTACCGGCTTGCCACCGCCCCCCGGCTCTTCGACGCCGTCAAGGAGACCAGCGGCTGACAGGTCCGTAACCGACAGGCAAGAGCACAACCAGACCCGGCACGAACAGAACCCCACCTGAATGGAGTGATGTCATGGGCATGTCCAAAAATACCCTGCGCAGTCACCTGATCACGGCCCTCGCGGTCGG contains these protein-coding regions:
- a CDS encoding ArnT family glycosyltransferase, translated to MTTHFDQTTRTGLSGPGGASPSYPPPDSTAVQQDAVHGPAGPAPSSGEPKQPFVRRLWRGRPEDHRWVRPAFLATLLVIGALYTWNLTASGYANSFYSAAVQAGSQSWKAFFFGSLDSANAITVDKPPASLWPMALSVRLFGLNSFAILFPQVLMAVATAGVLYASVRRRFSATAGLLTMAAFAVTPVAVLMFRFNNPDALLALLMATAVYCTQRAMEKAETKWLVWAGTAIGFAFLVKTLQAFLILPVLALVYVIFAPTSVRKRIGQVLAAGLAMVVAGGWWVAIVELWPASSRPYIGGSQNNSFLELTFGYNGLGRINGEETGSVGGGGGGGGTGMWGETGWDRMFTSGSGGQISWLIPAALILLVGAVWAGRKAKRTDAVRAGLLLWGGSLLITMVIFSYMQGIFHDYYTVALAPYIAPLVGMGAAQLWQERDKMWASLTLAAATTATAVWGYVLLNRSSDYLPWLKWLVLVGGLVAALGLIFVNRLGRQLALAVVGLSFVTALAGPAAYSLTTLNEGHTGSIVTAGPSVQGGRGGFGGGGGGGMGGGPGGGGMGGQQGQQNGNGNTQGGGMGQPPTGGAGGGFPGGGNTQGNQQQGNGNTQQGGPGGQTGRTGEGGGMGGGGGVGGLLNGASVTSEAKALLEKNADDYTWAAAAIGAQNAASYQLSTGDPVMAIGGFNGTDPSPTLAEFKKYVTDGKIHYFISSGSGGGMGGGSSTTSTSSQISSWVESNFKKVTVGSATFYDLTQPTSSS
- a CDS encoding MFS transporter encodes the protein MSISPHADPKEQSQGHPQRWLILGVICLAQLTVLLDNTVLNVAIPSLTRELGAGTSDIQWMINAYSLVQSGLLLTAGSAADRYGRKKMLIAGLVLFGVGSLIAGLADSTGQLIAARAGMGVGGALLMTTTLAVAMQIFTPEEQPKAIGIWAAVNSLGFATGPLLGGFMLNHFWWGAIFLINIPVAALGLVAVVALVPESRNPTGDRPDLLGALLSTIGMSSLVFAIISGPEHGWTSGRVLVPATVAVVVLGAFAYWENRIPYPMLDMHFFRNRRFTGAVSGAVLITFGMGGSLFLLTQHMQFVLGYGPLEAGLRTAPLALAIVALNFTGVSAKWAARLGTPLAIGLGMTLMACGLVSIATVASGGYAGTLLGLLLIGTGAAVASPAMAHAIMSSIPPERAGVGAGINGTVAEFGQGLGVAVLGAVLNSRFAALVSVAAGSLPGALAEAGSAAERARITDAFASGLEASQLVGAGAVLLGGVVAAVLLRRAERAESEVDVRAVA
- a CDS encoding TetR/AcrR family transcriptional regulator, yielding MVRAAEKPVRTSVWLDGKAVRRSSTGRAAQPSGLDRDRITEVTVRLLDAEGLGKFSMRRLAAELNVTAMSVYWYVDTKDDLLELALDAASAELRLPDPERGPEAGGEDWRDQLRMLAGEYRALLVRHPWVSPLAGTYLNIGPHSQAFSRAVQRVLRRTGLPARGLTGAIAAVFQFVYGFGTVEGHFIARCAEAGMTQDAYFRHAMSAVGSAPETAGFMQESADMMAARGGGTVQEMRDRDFDFALELLVAGIEAMVTRVGGTSPSGGPGAEPPGTTPTPAERASPGTRP
- a CDS encoding PPOX class F420-dependent oxidoreductase, which codes for MAPNIATNTAVSLDELLDFVRPRHRAILLTRRADGSPQASPLTCGVDDSGRVVVSTYPERAKTRNAKRDERVSLLVLSDDWNGPWVQIDGTAEVIDSPDSVEPLVEYFRNISGEHPDWDEYREAMVKQGKSIIRVTPEKWGPVATGGFPARLAPQE
- a CDS encoding SigE family RNA polymerase sigma factor; the protein is MRTPDEQDVSDTGGAVEVGLDFDEFARSRQAQLRRTAYLLCGDWHLAEDLTQTALAKLYAAWRRVRLDSPDGYARKVLFRTFVDETRRRRWWERPRAYEFDVAAPAQDPELRLTLLAALRQVPARSRAVLVLRFWEDQSVEATATALGCSVGTVKSQTSRGLAALRRILGDTPLAPSPPGSGGGSGGGAGMSPGNGYLRAGW